In the genome of Opitutia bacterium KCR 482, one region contains:
- a CDS encoding glycosyl hydrolase family 65 protein yields MGKAKTFFAVCAAAIAAHVVSAETPDTSKFEKYTAQFNAADEELVQNLYPNSQAAKFLSENAPVFECPDAELERVYYFRWWTFRKHVKQTPDGYVITEFLPKVPWSGLYNAISCPGAHHFAEGRWLADKKYLEAYARYWFNCGNNIRKYTFPVAHSVLELYKVSGDKAILSELFGKMRENAAEWEKSHYDAERGLFWQRDSRDGMEYSISGSLHPKFLGYRATINAHMYGEYRALSEIAGILDDGSAAKLYAEKAAALKDKINTALWDESARFFKVIPLGSAEFSDVRELHGYTPWVYNIPPKSRSDAWRFLSDASAFKAPYGPTTAEQSHPKFAVAYEGHECLWNGPSWPFATSTTLNALANFINANGQNAYADKGLYFDTLQTYAMSHHRVLPDGRRVMWIDENINPYTGDWISRTRLEKWENGTWSKRKGGRERGKDYNHSQFCNHVISELVGVRPNLDSTVEINPLVPDSWDYFYLGNVSVKGRKLEVVYDRFGTRYGKGAGLSVYVDGKLVGRSAKLSQMKLDMEKASATVSSDIKPNKAAKHSVFSSRRVR; encoded by the coding sequence ATGGGAAAGGCAAAAACGTTTTTTGCAGTGTGCGCGGCGGCAATCGCCGCGCATGTCGTATCGGCGGAAACTCCCGACACGTCCAAGTTCGAAAAATATACGGCGCAGTTCAACGCCGCCGACGAGGAGCTTGTTCAGAATCTCTACCCGAACTCGCAGGCGGCAAAGTTCCTTTCGGAAAACGCGCCCGTGTTCGAGTGTCCCGACGCCGAGCTTGAGCGCGTTTATTATTTCCGCTGGTGGACGTTCCGAAAGCACGTCAAGCAGACGCCCGACGGCTACGTCATTACCGAGTTCCTCCCGAAAGTTCCGTGGTCGGGGCTTTACAACGCGATTTCGTGCCCCGGCGCGCACCACTTCGCGGAGGGTCGCTGGCTTGCCGACAAAAAGTACCTCGAAGCCTACGCCCGCTACTGGTTTAACTGCGGCAACAACATCCGCAAATACACATTCCCCGTGGCGCATTCGGTTCTCGAATTGTACAAGGTTTCGGGCGACAAGGCGATTCTTTCCGAGCTTTTCGGCAAAATGCGCGAAAACGCCGCCGAGTGGGAAAAATCACACTACGACGCCGAGCGCGGACTTTTCTGGCAAAGGGACAGCCGCGACGGCATGGAGTACTCTATTTCCGGTTCGCTCCACCCGAAATTCTTGGGGTACAGGGCGACGATAAACGCGCACATGTACGGCGAATACCGCGCGCTGTCGGAAATTGCTGGCATTTTGGACGACGGCTCCGCCGCCAAGCTCTACGCCGAAAAGGCGGCGGCTCTCAAAGACAAAATCAACACCGCCCTTTGGGACGAATCCGCCCGATTCTTCAAGGTGATTCCCCTCGGCTCGGCCGAATTTTCCGACGTCCGCGAGCTTCACGGCTACACCCCGTGGGTGTACAACATTCCGCCGAAGAGCCGCTCCGACGCGTGGAGATTCCTCTCCGACGCCTCCGCGTTCAAAGCCCCCTACGGGCCGACGACCGCCGAGCAGAGCCACCCGAAATTCGCCGTCGCCTACGAGGGGCACGAGTGCCTCTGGAACGGTCCGTCGTGGCCTTTTGCGACTTCCACGACCCTCAACGCTCTCGCGAACTTCATCAACGCGAATGGGCAGAACGCCTACGCCGACAAGGGTCTGTACTTCGACACCCTCCAAACATACGCGATGTCGCACCACAGGGTTCTCCCCGACGGCAGGCGCGTGATGTGGATTGACGAAAACATCAACCCCTACACGGGCGACTGGATTTCCCGCACGCGCCTCGAAAAATGGGAGAACGGCACGTGGTCGAAGCGCAAGGGCGGGCGCGAGCGCGGCAAAGACTACAACCACTCGCAGTTCTGCAACCACGTTATTTCCGAGCTTGTCGGGGTTCGCCCGAATCTTGATTCTACCGTCGAAATCAACCCGCTCGTTCCCGATTCGTGGGACTACTTCTACCTCGGCAACGTTTCCGTCAAGGGGCGCAAGCTCGAAGTTGTGTACGACCGCTTCGGTACGCGCTACGGCAAAGGCGCGGGGCTTTCGGTTTATGTGGACGGGAAGCTCGTAGGGCGTTCGGCAAAGCTTTCGCAAATGAAGCTCGACATGGAAAAGGCTTCCGCGACTGTTTCTTCGGATATTAAGCCGAACAAGGCGGCGAAGCACTCCGTCTTTTCTTCCAGAAGGGTGAGATAG